The Vitis vinifera cultivar Pinot Noir 40024 chromosome 18, ASM3070453v1 region gcagcAAGTTCATGGTGACGCATAGAAATGAACTCAAAAAACAAGGCAATGACTCAATTTTACTTATGACCTACTTAAAATCAACAGTTCTACAATGGAGAAAGGAAATCGGACAAGAAATgtcatatttaaattataaccAAATATAAGTGAGGCCAAGCAAGAGAGTGTGAGATCAAATGTAGACTTTTGAAGTACGATGCAAGGTAGAGATAGTAAAAGGAATGCAATCAAATGTAAGGGTGGCCAGGGTTCTGCTGAGGTTTAATTTGAAGCATGCTGTCACTTGGCTGCATGGCCACTGATACTTCACATAGTAGTGAAACCTGTGACAAATGTATCTAGTGAAGAATCTAACAATTTAGAGTACTGTGAATCCTTTAGTTACGTagaatgaagaaaaaacaaTGCAACAACAATTAGATTCTGGAAGATTGGGTTCTGTTACAAGACCTTTTCTCTATTCTCCTCGTGCCTCCGCTTCTGCTTCTCCACCTTCACTAGAATAATCCCCTCGTCAATACATCACCCCAGTTAATTGCATTGCATTGCCCACTGCAAAAGCAATATGGAGGCATTGGTATGTCTACTGAAGATGATCAACCTAGAGACAGACCTGGGGACTCTGTGATTAGTGGCCACGATTAGTGAAGGAGAATGCATAAATATAAATGGACTCCACAATGATTCTAGTGATATGCAATCATTAATTTGTGTCTTAACACATGAAATTGAAGATGTGTGAGAAACAATATCACTTGTTCATCAAATTGTTTCAGGAATTGATGGGAGAGTAATTCTAAGCAAATCTAATTTCGAACAGTATGACCGGATCTTTTAATTCTTGCTTTAAACAGTTCTAACTGGTCTTAATTAAGACATCTACTCAAAATCAGATAAGAAAGAACAGCagaaaagaatataaaagaaaagaaacacacAACCCACCAAGAGATGTTATGGGAAGGTTTGGGTGCATATTAAGCATTTATCTGGTCTGTTTCTCCTGATCACGGGACGTCCTCATTAATGCCTGCATTTCAAGCATTTCTGTGGCCGAACATCTGATTCAGAGCGATCCTCAGAGCAGACAGTAGCAGTTCTAGGTTCCTCCTCCTCACTTCTTCTGAGCCATCAACATTAGAGCGCCCATTTCCACTAGGTTCCTCCTCATGGATTTCTTCAAGGACAACGGTTGACTTACTacgaggaggaggaggaggagaggaGATAGAGTTGAATCGGATCATTGGGGGATTGTTGTGATTCCCATCTTCATTACTGTACACTAtaccaaccccacacctcttaaTTTCAATCTCACCCTCCCTGGAGACTGCCATAAATGATACCTTGATGTGAGTCACTTGAGAGCAATTCCGCAACTGGGGAAGTGGTACATAACACAGGCACACGTGATCCGACTCCAACCTTCTCTTAAAGGAAATCATTTCGACAATAATGATATCAACGGAGGAAGAATCGTCCCTGGATGTCCAATCAAACAAGACATCCGCTTTCAACGTGAAGAGGCAAGAGAAATGGCCGCAAGTGACAAAACTAAAAGCAAAACCCAGGAAGTTGGAATTAAACCAATTTGGAGGTAGCTCTGCTTTTACTTCACTCCCTGAGCTCTGATACCTTATCCAATCTGGTATTCTACTCCCAGGAATAAATGCTTTTAAAGCCACTATGGCTATACCCAGTTTCACAACGGGATCGATCCTCTGACAACTTGCCCTATGTGGTATTCTAATCCCAGGATTAGATGCTTCCAAAACCGCCAAGGCTGTATCCGGTTTCACAACGCGAACCTGTAGAATGAAAATGATTAGGATGTTGATCGATAGAAATTGTTGGTTTCCTTCATGCAACATCTATTACTAAATTATGTATTATTTGAGTACACTTTTCTTTTGTCAACTTCAAACTGTCTCCATATCTCTCATGCATACTTTAACAAGATCTCAggaattacaaaaataaaacacaacTTATTACAAGGActttcctttttaataattaaagcaACGATATATGGGATATAGAGAGAACTCACCATGAACTTGCGCTTTTGCTGCTGGCCAGTTGGAAGTAGTGACTTAAGTACTTGATATGAGACATCTTTTAATGATGTGCAATTTTCTGCACATATATAATATATGCTTGATGGAAGCTCTGGAAGTACTTGCAGTCTTTTACAATTTTCCAACCCCAACAACGTTAGGTTAGAAAGTTGACTGATGGTTGAAGGCAAAGTAACAAAGTCGTTCCCACCTAAATATAACTCTTCCAATGATGATAAGAAGCCAAGACTGCTAAGGTTTGGTTCATCCGATAAATTGCAGTTACTTAGGTTTAGTCTTATTAAAGAGCGTAAACCTGACAAAGGTTGCAATATGGAACCAATGGAATTTGAACTTCTTCTTGGCAACAACCATAGGGTAGATGATGGTCCTTTACATCCCTTAAAGGATAATATTTGAAGGTTtcttaagaaagaaaaagaggaggGAAGTACTCCTATAGCAATTTCATCTACATAAAGTTCCTTCAACATTTCTAAGCTCCCAAAGTTCTCAGGAAATTCTTTAAATTTGGAGCAACCAGAAAGAATAAACGTTTCAAGAGACTTCAAATCACAAGTGCTACTTGGAAGGCTCTTTAGCATTTGGCAGtttttcaaattcaagaaaATGAGATTCTTCAAATCTCCAAGTGATGAGTGCACCTTACGTAAAGACACACATCCTTCCAAAACTAACCGTTTGAGGTTGGTGACTCCCCGAAAATTTGGAGTTTCTATTAAGTACTTAGAGTGACTGAGATccatgaatttcaaatttgcaAGAACCTGCAATGAAAAGAAACTTGACTTTAAATTTAGCTTTCGTAAACATTGCATACtctaaagaaaataacatgAATAGATCATGATCTTACCTTGATTCCTTTCCAAAGTTGTTTAATGCGACTATAAGGCATGCTGAGCTCAACAAGATTCTTTGGATTGAAGTCATTGGGCAATGATTTCAAAGAGTATCCATAAAAATATAGGCACCTCAAATCATGGTAACAGAATTTAAAGTCCTTGGAAAAGTTCACTTTGCAATTCTCCATATTGGAGGTATCTTTGAAgtttcttgaaatatttttagagtTATAGACTTTGAGCAATCTAAGTCTATTCATCCCTGCAAGGGCTTGAGTGGTAAAGTATAACATCTCTTCTAAATGAGACAAGTTGAGGAATATGCCTTCAATTTTTTCAGTTGCCTACAGGCCAAGAAATAGAGTAAGTGAAAAGCATGCATAATGCATAAAATCTTACTAAAGTTTATcaacatataaatatttaaagtaaaacaaTTCTTGATTTCTTATCTTAATTTGTgctacataaaataaatttcatatattttttttgctcttaccgtattttttttcaatatgcCATTGATATCTTCATGAAACCATAATCTGCTACGTTTACCAGGCTCTTCAAGGGATTGCTGACGAACAATTTCCCTACCCATTTCTTGTATTAAGTCATGCATCATTATCTCATTACTCCAAGAAATAGTTACGAGTGACTTATCAATGAGAGCTCGTATTCCACTAAGTGAGAAAAAGCCGCAACCATCTAGTATTTCCATTACATAATCTTTATCCTCTCCTTTAAAGAAACATGCAATGTCTAGTAGTATATTCTTCTCCTTATCATCTAGCCCATCATAACTTACTTTAAGTACttcttaaattttcatattaggAGTACTTTTCAGTTTGTCTAATTGATTTCTCCATTCTTCTTTGGTCATGCTAAATAAAAAGGAACCTAAAACTTCTAGAGCCAATGGGAGGCCTTGAGCATAACCAATTACTTCTTTTGAAACCTCCATGAAATCATCACAAggaattttatgttttaatgaATAGGGTGTAAGGAACTCAAAAGCTTCGTCATAATTAAATCTCTGAGCCTCATAATAATTGAGTACTCCATGTGAAATTAACAAACACTTATCCCTAGTGGTTATAATAATTCTACTTCCTCGACCAAACCAATCATAGTTTCCAACCAAGCATTTCAATATTATTGGATCATTCACATTATCAAGAACAATAAGGACCTTCTTTGAGTGGAGCCTTCCCTTTATAGATGTGCGTGCCTTCATATTTAGATTTGGTTCCTCCAATAGTTGAGCAAGAAACTTTTGTTGCAATCCTATTAAACCCTCCTTTGCCAAATCCTCcccaacattttcaaaaaaacaacATGCTTCAAATTGACAAGtgatttttctataaatagctCTAGCAAGGGTTGTTTTCCCTATTCCGCCCATGCCCCAAATTCCTACCATCAGAAAATCATCAGGCCCCAAACATAATCGCATCTCTATTTCTTGCATGCGAGCATCTATTCCAACCAGATTTTCAGTATCACTAATAGATGTACTTaacaatttattcaaaatatctgTAACGATTTCCTTGATTAGTAGAGGCTCATTCCTACCATATTTGAAGAATAAACATATAATGAGTCTAgttatccataaaaaaataataaaaataaaggaaataagagATGTGTGAAGACGTAGTCAATCTCAAATCTACCCTTAAAGAAGTGTACTTACAAAGGGTTTCCCACTTACAAAGGGTTAAGAAATTCAATGATATTATTCTTGAACAATTTGGAGTCGGACTTTCTTAGTAATCTTTTCATTATTGGcaaaatcaattaataattaatttttcaatgaaaaagttatttttttttttctctttatgcCTACCTCTATAGACAAAATAAAACATTCTATTATATGATAACAAATAttacaaaagataaaaaaatatagatacaactattggtTCCTTTATATATCTACTTTGAaccatgagtttttttttacttcactAGGTGATCCCACATAAGAAAGATTGAACAAAATATCAAAGAGAGTATTGATTTACTACTTTAAATTCCGTTTGGctaaaagattaaattaaattctcatACTAAAAAACAGCAACTTCATCCTTTCACACGTCTTCTACCTTGTTTTTCACTCTTTCTTACATCTCCACCCTAGTGAACTATTTTATTCCATCAAATGTCTCTCGCACTTCCTCACATCTTTATCCTGTTtctctcataactttttctttccatgacctagaatatttataaagatatttatattatttttctaataaatttaattacaattacatataaagttatgaaatattctatataatatttcttttacaaaaaaaagtaTAATCTAAATAGGAATTTGAAACACCTTCTCAAAAAACACTAAACCaaaatcatgatttttaaaaaaataatattaatacatgaaagaatttattgaataagttcaaataaaatttatatgataaGTCATATTTTCtaactattattttaatatataaacgCCTTAAATAAGTAGTGTGAATCCTATCATCATCAAAGGGATTATCACCCTATACAAGAAAAATTACATACAGgagtaaaatattatttacaataattatatattctGACAAGTGTGAATCCTTTAGTTGCCTAGTCATCCCATTTCTAGGaatgaagaaaaacaatcaAAAAACAGTTGGATGCTGGAAGATTAGGTTCTGTTACAAGAGCTTTTCTCTCATCTGCTTCTGCTTTTCTTCTCCTTCACTAGAGCCCACTAGAATAATCCCCCTCATTAATTTGCATTACAGGAATGGAGCTCATTTGACTTCAATTCACAACACATATTTCTAGGGCTCCCACCGCAAAAGCAACACCACATAAGGGAAATCCCAAGAAGTTTGTTTTAAAACAATATCAAGGCATTGGCATGTCAACTGAAGATGATCAACCCAAAGAAACATGAGATTTATGGGGCTCAATCCCCAACTTGTATATTATTTCTTCTTTAAATAACAATGCAAGATAACAAGACTCCCACATTCTCTTTGATGAGTTCATGCTTAGTCTCATGAAGGCTCTCTCTCATCTCATGCCTACAAGATGTCTTTAGATGGCACTCCTATCCTCTTTTTATAAGTGTGACACCACCTATTCTTATTTTGATTAGGAATTAACAATCCTAGTCCTACCCAAACTCTTATTCATCGGTTGTGGTACCAATAATTCTTATTTGGATTAGGGACAAGCAATCCTAGTCTTGGTAAGACTGCAATTACAATAAGCATATGAACTCCTACTCGAACTCAAACTGCAATCCCAATTTGATTCCAACTTTGAGATTTCAAGTGTCTTTGGTCCATTCCTCCTCTATTTGAAATTCCTCTTAGTATTGTCGCTTGCATTAGTCCACTCATGTGTTTGAATCAGCCATGCATTCAATTAACTTGATATTGCATCTCTAGGTAACCTGTCACATGCACTTTTATGCGGCTCATGCACATCTCAAGCCCTTTCTTTGTTTGCACTCCTTCAATCATGTCTCACCAACCTGTTGTAGTAGCTTTTCTGGGATGGGTTTGTGTCTCAAATAGATAACCATCTAACTCATGCCCTTTCATAGTCGTAATGATGACGgattttcataaaagaaaattgttcCAATCTAGTTTTATTGGAGACCTAAAGCTCATGATATTGCCAAGCAAAGAGTTGTTAGTAATGAAGGATTAAGGTAGATCAATATTAAGTGCCAATGAAGTTGAGTCTACTATTGTCATAGATGGAAAGGGAGGCAAGTATGCTGAGTCGGCTTTAATTTATATTGATGATGCCCAATGGCTCTAATAGGAagacagaaaataaaaaatagaacaaagagAATTTCAGGTTTGAATATGGCTCAACATAGAGATGGCAAACCATAGCAAATTCCATTTATATGGCCAAGAGAATACATGACGGTATTTATAGTCCCACAACAACCATGTACAAAAGGTTTTGTATGGGagaaatgagaaacaaaaagTAAAGGAAATTTAGGCTTAGCAATAGCACAAATATTGTGTTATTGGGCATTGATGTGTAGGTGttaaagtggtgatttaataaCTGATCCACTAACATGCACAGTTATagggaaaaataaagaaaatttaataacgacatatatatatatatatatatatatatatatatatattcacaattaaagatgaagaaaaaggcAAAGATAACAACAAAATTAGTGATGGTTCCACCAAGAAAAAGACATGTTTTTgtgcaaatatttttttagtttgtcTACTAATTTTCTAATGAATTTCTTCAAATTGAGAATTTGTCTAATTCTACTAGCATTATGTGTATTTGGTtgtcaagaaaataaaaaaaattaacttcatGATATTTAAGTATATATTGAGCCTTTTCTCCACCAAACAAACTACAAAAATTTAGCcttaattttcttaatcatacaataaaaatgataaacaaaccagaaagaactaaaaaaattaaactaaatcaaAACCTCCAAACTGCAGTTTTGCCCTAAATTGGATACGAAATCTGTGGAGTTTTTAATCTAGGGCTGCTGAAATTAGTTCACAGAGAGcatatttgcaaaaaaaaaaaaaaaaaaatggatatgaAAGAGATAGGGCCGCAAAGAATTGGGTTTATATGCAGACCCAGTCTCTACCGTTTGGCCCACTGTTGGCATATTGGGCCTATTTCCACTGCCCATGAAATACCATGTCCACAACCATTCTATGGTTGTACTACAGCCCCGTACCCCAGGAAATTTACCCACTTGAATTTGGTACGATCATGACTAGTAGAGGCGGACCTCTCTTAAACACAACTGTACACATCCTTGAGTCATGATTTTTGCTAACCCCTCTAAACACAACTGTACACACCCTTTGGTCATGAGTTTTGCTAACCCTGACTAAAGTTGTGTGACTATCTCCTCATTTTCTCATagtgtatatttttaaaagtgataataaaaaataaaaaaaataaaaattggtctttattcactttgttttttaaaacagtttatAGAGAACTAACAGTCAAATAGTGCtataattatttctaatttttaaaaacagaatcTTTTGTCTTAGTTTCATGGTAGGTTTTAAGAATATATGAAgattatttattcatgtattttCTATAAGAGTTGAGTTACTGCTActttgtgtttttaaaaaataaaaaacattttttaaaaacaaggaAACTTAATCCAAACAACACTCAAATGTGCATATAAATGGGCTTGAAAATGACTCAATTGTATATTTTGGTTCGATGGAAGTGGGTTGTCCTAATAATGCCTGCATTCCGAGCATTACTTTGGCCGCATCTCATTATTGGAGCGGCCCGTTGCAGTGTGCTCTGCGcatctcattatttttctccttttcacaCATCACATGATTATCTTTACAGTGTCTTGTCTTGCTTCTTCTatcacattttctttcatttatccTCTAACACGCTTCCAGGACCAATTTGCAGAAGAAATGGACCCctttatttactttatgttGTAGTACAAGTCTTCAGCAAGTCCACTCAAATCTCTCATTTAGTGGAAGTGAGGCATGGCTTGGATTTCTCACCAACATCTGTAATTCTTAGATCCGCAGGTTCAATCTTTTGCTTCTTGTTCTCCTTTTCAGAATTATATTAATCAATAGAAGCACTTTTCTCTACAGGTAATTTGGAGTGGTAACTCAAATCTCTtcatctctttacttctccATAATGTGTGCTGcaactttttcttcttctcagcGCAAGCATGATGTTTTCCTCAGCTTTAGAGAAAACACACCCAAGAACTTTATCGCACActaattattagaaaattgataaatgataaaaCATTTATTCACTGTCCAAGAATCTCATGCTAAATATGTTCAAGTAAACAAATATGTCATGGTTATAGGAGTCTATCCATCGCATATAGGCTTTAAGGGCATCGTGGCATAACCATGGAGATGAAGTCAGGACCTAAAAAGATCGAATGAAACGATACATAGACAAGTAAATCCCTTATGAATGGTAAGgtacttctttaatttttaatttaagtttaaggGGATTCATCATTCGAAGGGAAGTAGGCTACtcaataatatttcttttatgtcGTAATTGAATAAAGAATTTGGAAAATCTAAATAATAAGGAAGAATGAATCatcaagaaaattaataagaaagcATACCTATATCTATTGGAGTGTAATAATGGAGTTACTTAAATTTCACTCAACGAAGGGATGTGAGGAGAATAGCAATACGTTCCATTTAAAGATGCCTTATAAgtctaataaattaattaatttaaatgatatttttaatatgctaATAACAGATAGCACACATAtacaattaatattaatatgtaggctcataattgatttatataattcCAAAAACTCCatgaacaaaacaaaagaaattatgaagcaAAATGTTAGTTGTAGCTTTGTACAGCTAACAATAAGTGAATGATAAAGCTAAATGTTCTTAATTTCAAAGCAGAAATGGAAAAAGAGCTATAATTGAAGAATGCTACCGTGAGAAATCTGAACACAAGAGAATGACCAATACTAATAACTAACAACTGTGACAAGTGTTTGGCGATGATGACTACAAAACTTGCAGCATACGAGGGGAATAAGTTGCTTCTGCAACAAGTAAAGAAAAGGCCCCATCAGCATGCGGTGAAGAGGAGGAAAGCACGTTGAAGGTCGAAATAAAACCATTGCCTCCACTTAGTTGC contains the following coding sequences:
- the LOC104877368 gene encoding disease resistance protein RPS4, with product MLYFTTQALAGMNRLRLLKVYNSKNISRNFKDTSNMENCKVNFSKDFKFCYHDLRCLYFYGYSLKSLPNDFNPKNLVELSMPYSRIKQLWKGIKVLANLKFMDLSHSKYLIETPNFRGVTNLKRLVLEGCVSLRKVHSSLGDLKNLIFLNLKNCQMLKSLPSSTCDLKSLETFILSGCSKFKEFPENFGSLEMLKELYVDEIAIGVLPSSFSFLRNLQILSFKGCKGPSSTLWLLPRRSSNSIGSILQPLSGLRSLIRLNLSNCNLSDEPNLSSLGFLSSLEELYLGGNDFVTLPSTISQLSNLTLLGLENCKRLQVLPELPSSIYYICAENCTSLKDVSYQVLKSLLPTGQQQKRKFMVRVVKPDTALAVLEASNPGIRIPHRASCQRIDPVVKLGIAIVALKAFIPGSRIPDWIRYQSSGSEVKAELPPNWFNSNFLGFAFSFVTCGHFSCLFTLKADVLFDWTSRDDSSSVDIIIVEMISFKRRLESDHVCLCYVPLPQLRNCSQVTHIKVSFMAVSREGEIEIKRCGVGIVYSNEDGNHNNPPMIRFNSISSPPPPPRSKSTVVLEEIHEEEPSGNGRSNVDGSEEVRRRNLELLLSALRIALNQMFGHRNA